The region GAGGGCTACCGGAAGCCCGACCTCGACGATCTCAGGCCGGCGGGGCTGTGGGACGCATACCTGCGGATGGACGGCGTGCGCGCGCTGTACGAAGCGCTGGAATCCAGGCCCTTCATCAAGATGCCGCTGACGCAGCAGCCGTACGGCGATTGGGAGTTCGAGGTGCGCGACCCGAGCGGCTACGTGCTGGTGTTCGGCGGCAGCGAGTAGCCGAATCCCCCCTTTTCGACCGTTGGACAAGCCTCGCACGCCGCACGACCGGATGGATCCGATGTCATTCCGAGCGGCGCCGCTGCTCCGAATCTTCAATTCGTGCAGATGCCAGGCGGCGCCCGAGGAATCCGTGGCATGCGTCCGAGCGACAGGCGGCCTGTGGCTCGGGAGCCAGCCACGGATTCCTCAGGCGCCACGGCTTTGGCATGGAGGAGAGGGCGGCGCAGCGCCTTCGGAATGACATTCCTTCCCCCAATGCACAGTTAATCCGGAGATTGGGTATCAGTCGGGTCCGGCGGCCAGCGGCCGGCAGATGCGCGTCACGCCCTCCGCCTGCTGGGGTGGGTCCCAGCGGCCCATCACCACGGTGAGCGGAACCTCGGTGCCGTTGCGGTCCACCGTGAACACGACCGTATCCCCGGCCAGGGCGGGCGGCGGCGGGTTGGCCACGAGATCGCGGCCGTTCTGCAGGATGACCTTGTCGCCCCGCCTGAACCCTGCCTTCTCGGCCGGCGAGCCCGGCTGGACCTCTTCGATCTCGGCATAGCTGGAGAACACCACCGGCGGTGCGTTCTCGCGCCCCAGCGACACCGACGAGGTCGAAGAGTTCGTTCCGCGGCACCCGGGCGGGCGCGAGGCGGCCGGCGCGGACGGGGCCGTCTGCGCGGAAAGCGCCGCGGGGAGCACGAGCAGCGCGAAGGCCGCCGCGAGGGTGGACACGGGGGGTGAGATTCGCATACGCTGTCTCGCGGATGGAGGTTGGCGAGGGCCGCGGGGGTCGAAGGAGATGCCGGCGGGTTGCGCCGACGTGTCGTTGGATGCGCTGGACGCCGGATTGGTTGGACGTGTTCCCGCCATGATAACGAACACTCCTGCGAACGCGAAATCCCGTGTCCTGGTTTCACGATCTCTATCCGGACCCGCACGCGGAGGGCGGACTCCGCGCCGCGGTCCAGGAACCGGATGTCCGCCGTCGTCCCCGCCCCGCCCTTTCACGATCCCCACTTTCGCGGACGGGTACAGCACGGGACCGGGGCCCGTGGCCGGAATAGACCGTCCGCCGCGAGGAGTATGGTTGCCCACGCGCGGATCGCGTAGCTTGGGATTCACACGTCCGTTTCCTCCGTCGACCTCCGGCTGATCCGATGAATCGTTTCCGGCAGTGCATCCCCATCGTCCTGCTCCTGGCGGGTAGCGCGTGCGTCCCAGGGGGAGGCGGGGGATCGCCCCGGCCGGATCCCGATTCGCCCCGCTGGCGAGCGGTGGCCGGATGCTACCGGATGGGCGACGGGCAGTTCGCGCTGGACACGGTGCCCGACCTGAAGCTCAACGCCGACCGGCCCGGCGTGCGGGTCGCGCGGTTCGGCCCCACGCCGGCCATCGTGGGCGGATACTGGTTCGTGACCGCGCGCGGCGAGGTCTGGCTGGTGCGCCACGACGGGCTCTGGGGCCGCTCCTACGAGTTCCGCGCGCGGGGAGACAGCCTGGTCGGCCGCGGCTGGCTCCGCACCGACGTCCCCGGCCGCGAGAGCCCGCCGGAGCCGGCGACGGCGGTGCGCACCGCATCGTGCCGGGTGCCGCCGGCCGCCGCCGCGGCGGGATGAGATCGTCGCGTGAAGAAGACCATCCTCCTGTACGGCCTGCTGGGCGGCGTGCTGATCGCCGGGCTGAAGCTCATCGAGTACCGCTTCCTGGTGATCGAGCACTCGCTGGAGATCTACGGCGGCATCGTGGCGGCGCTGTTCGCGGGGCTCGGGATCTGGCTGGGGCTGAAGCTCACGAAGACGCGCGAGACCGTCGTCGTGCGCGAGGTGCCGGTGCAGGTGCCCGTCCGCGCGTCCGAGCCGTTCGTGGCCGACGAGGCGCGCGTGCGGCAGCTCGGCATCACCCCGCGCGAGCTGGAGATCCTGCAGGCCATCGCCGCGGGGCTCAGCACGCGCGAGATCGCCGCCAGGCTGTTCGTCAGCGAGAACACGGTGAAGACGCACTCCAGCCGACTCTTCGACAAGCTCAACGCCCGGCGCCGCACCCAGGCCGTGCAGATCGCCAAGGAGCAGGGCCTCATCCCCTGATACGAGATCCGCGAATCTGGTCGATGCACCCAGACCCCGCGCCGACGTCATCCTGAGGCCGGCCAGGCCGTAACCAGCGTCTGCGCAAGCGTTTGCAGGCCGAAGGATCTATAACCGCGGCAGCACGCGATCGGGCCGGACGCACCCATACTTCCCCCCGAGTCGGTATGACATGCCCGACTACGAGATCAGGGTCGAAGACGACGACGCCGAGGTCCCCGAGCGCGTCCGCCGCGGGATCAGGGAGGCCGACCCGGTGGACGTCGGCCCGCGCGACTGGAAGGCGCTCTGCCTCTCGCTGCGCGGAAATGACGGCACCATCGTGGGCGGCGTCTACGGCGCGACCGCGTGGGGGTGGCTGATGATCGATGGGCTGTGGGTGGACGACGCGCTGCGCGGGCACGGCCACGGGAGCCGGCTGCTGGCCAACGCCGAGGCGCACGCGATGCGGCGCGGCTGCCGCGGCTCGTGGCTCGGCACCTTCGACTTCCAGGCGCGGGAGTTCTACGAACGCCACGACTACACCGTCTTCGCCGAGCTCGCGGACTTCCCCGCCGGGCACACGCACTTCCATCTGAAGAAGATTTTCCCCGCTACCACTCCCCCGCCCGGCTGACGGAGACCTCGGGTTGTGCCGGATCCCGAATGAAGACCAGGTGCGTCTTGCCGGATCACGCGCGGGGCCGGCCACAGATCCTTCGGCCTGCAAGCTCTTGTGCAGTCGCCAATTACGGTCTGGCCGGCCTCAGGATGACGTCGGCGCGGGAGCGGGTTCGGTGCGCACCTGGATACCGGGAGCGGCGATGCCCTCATCCCCCCAACGGGTGATTTTTGACTGCGGGAGGCCGAATCACCCGTTCGGGTGACGCGGATCCGCGGCCCGCGCGGCTACCATGGCGGCATCAACGGACGGATCACGCCACCCCTCCTGGAGACACGAACGATGAAGAGAACCGTCTGGACCTTCGGGCTGATCGCCGGCGGCATCCTGTCGGCCATGATGCTGCTGACGATCCCGTTCGCCGACCAGATCAACCACAGCGAGGTCATCGGCTACACCACGATGGTCGCGGCCTTCCTGCTGGTGTTCTTCGGCATCCGCTCGTACCGCGACAACGTGGGGGGCGGAACGATCAGCTTCGGGCGGGCGCTGGCGGTAGGCGCGCTGATCGTCGTGGTCGCGTCCGTGTGCTACGTGGCCACCTGGGAGCTGATCTACTACGTGATCGCCCCGGATTTCATGGAGAAGTTCCAGGCGTACATGATCGACCAGGCGCGGGCCAGCGGCGCCACTCCGGCGCAGATGCAGGCGGAGATCGCCAAGGCGCAGCATTTCGTGCAGCTGTACCGGAACCCGCTCTTCAACGTTGCCATCACCTTCATCGAGCCGCTCCCCGTCGGGCTGGTGCTCACGCTCGTCTCCGCGGGGATCCTGAGCCGTAAGCGGCGGCGCGAGGAGCCGGGGCTGACGGCGGCGGTCGCGTAGATCGCTGAAAAGCGTCTCACGCAGAGGGCGCAGAGGTCGCAGAGAACCGAACGAGCCCCTCTGCGACCTCTGCGACCTCTGCGTGAGATTCTTTCTTCATCTTTACGTCCCAATCCGTCCATGGAGCGGATGAACGTGTCACATTCGGACAGGACGTGCGTTGTTCGGATGGTCCAACGGCAGTCACCCTCCACGCTGCACCTCCCGGTATTCCCATGCGCTTGCGAAACCTTCTCCCGCTGCTTCCCATCCTCGTTGCCGCCTGCTCGGGGATCACCGGATCGGCGGGGAGCTGCGTCCATGCCGCGCGGGTGAACGACATCGACTATGCCCAGTACCAGCAATCGAGCCCCGACCGGGTCGGCGCGGAGTTCACGCGGACGCTCCGGCAGCGCGGGTGCGACGACG is a window of Longimicrobium sp. DNA encoding:
- a CDS encoding response regulator transcription factor, whose amino-acid sequence is MKKTILLYGLLGGVLIAGLKLIEYRFLVIEHSLEIYGGIVAALFAGLGIWLGLKLTKTRETVVVREVPVQVPVRASEPFVADEARVRQLGITPRELEILQAIAAGLSTREIAARLFVSENTVKTHSSRLFDKLNARRRTQAVQIAKEQGLIP
- a CDS encoding PDZ domain-containing protein encodes the protein MRISPPVSTLAAAFALLVLPAALSAQTAPSAPAASRPPGCRGTNSSTSSVSLGRENAPPVVFSSYAEIEEVQPGSPAEKAGFRRGDKVILQNGRDLVANPPPPALAGDTVVFTVDRNGTEVPLTVVMGRWDPPQQAEGVTRICRPLAAGPD
- a CDS encoding VOC family protein → MTDTLAPAASAVAIRSAVPTFLVADVAATARWYVDELGFAIGGTVPKQEPFVYASIHRDAAEIMLLSLEGYRKPDLDDLRPAGLWDAYLRMDGVRALYEALESRPFIKMPLTQQPYGDWEFEVRDPSGYVLVFGGSE
- a CDS encoding GNAT family N-acetyltransferase; the protein is MPDYEIRVEDDDAEVPERVRRGIREADPVDVGPRDWKALCLSLRGNDGTIVGGVYGATAWGWLMIDGLWVDDALRGHGHGSRLLANAEAHAMRRGCRGSWLGTFDFQAREFYERHDYTVFAELADFPAGHTHFHLKKIFPATTPPPG
- a CDS encoding DUF4199 domain-containing protein — protein: MKRTVWTFGLIAGGILSAMMLLTIPFADQINHSEVIGYTTMVAAFLLVFFGIRSYRDNVGGGTISFGRALAVGALIVVVASVCYVATWELIYYVIAPDFMEKFQAYMIDQARASGATPAQMQAEIAKAQHFVQLYRNPLFNVAITFIEPLPVGLVLTLVSAGILSRKRRREEPGLTAAVA